One genomic window of Quercus robur chromosome 6, dhQueRobu3.1, whole genome shotgun sequence includes the following:
- the LOC126690502 gene encoding bifunctional nuclease 2 isoform X1 has protein sequence MLGARVCVRTVAGFGSTTTFSDQTRSSSSSSCSSWAPKPNALCLSSPFRFGNKRRRNNNSSQIQIQSKSQSMLIVSRNSSRGRFGGRSGNAHDRNDHDFLEASILLSETALHYRMRRQGYREERKWPSPGQSTPFSVQLKKPRVNVDLIGESFLRRFQNPTIFLKISCDGDFLLPIIVGEFAVEKLIDPQWEDKNGDSPDQFNFIRDLVEKLGYQVTMVRITERVVNTYFARLYFSKPGKNDILSVDARPSDAINVANRCKAPIFVSRQIVLEDAIKIGYGMGRTRDTKSTYDVSLDSAADGPDILSEELYLVKNMNFAIREERYKDAAMWRDKLVKLRESST, from the exons atgctggGAGCTCGAGTCTGTGTCCGTACAGTCGCCGGGTTCGGCAGCACCACCACCTTCAGCGATCAGACTCGGAGCTCGAGCTCGAGTTCGTGTTCGAGTTGGGCCCCTAAGCCTAACGCGCTTTGCCTCTCGAGCCCATTTCGTTTCGGAAACAAACGGCGTCGTAATAATAATAGctcccaaatccaaatccaatcgAAATCGCAATCGATGCTCATCGTTTCTCGTAATTCTTCCCGAGGAAGATTCGGTGGCCGATCCGGCAATGCCCACGATCGCAACGACCATGACTTTCTAGAAGCTTCTATCCTCCTCTCAg AAACCGCGTTGCACTACCGTATGCGGAGGCAAGGATATCGAGAAGAGAGGAAGTGGCCGTCCCCTGGTCAATCGACCCCATTTTCAGTCCAATTAAAAAAACCCCGTGTCAATGTCGATTTAATTGGAGAGAGTTTTCTCCGCCGCTTTCAGAATCCTACAATCTTTCTCAAGATTTCTTGTGATGGAGACTTTTTGCTACCGATTATTGTAG GAGAATTTGCTGTTGAAAAACTTATAGATCCCCAGTGGGAAGATAAGAATGGG GACTCCCCAGATCAATTCAACTTCATTAGAGATCTAGTGGAAAAGCTTGGCTACCAG GTTACTATGGTGAGAATTACAGAAAGAGTCGTTAATACTTACTTTGCCAGACTATATTTTAGCAAG CCTGGGAAAAATGATATTCTGAGTGTGGATGCACGTCCCTCAGATGCCATAAATGTGGCAAATAGATGTAAG GCACCAATATTTGTAAGTAGACAAATTGTCTTGGAAGATGCTATTAAAATTGGTTATGGGATGGGCAGAACTCGTGATACTAAGTCTACTTATGATGTGTCCCTTGACAG TGCTGCAGATGGTCCAGATATACTGTCGGAGGAACTTTATTTAGTGAAGAATATGAATTTCGCTATTAGAGAAGAAAGGTACAAGGATGCAG CCATGTGGCGAGACAAACTAGTGAAGCTTCGTGAGTCAAGTACATGA
- the LOC126690504 gene encoding ankyrin repeat domain-containing protein, chloroplastic isoform X1, which translates to MSLSSSAILLFPNTPIPKLFFSFLPTPPPSLSLSLSLTPRTVNLSTKRHSFLPLQNDDVFELEDELVIGDCVVFEEGVFDDPYLQNDIEEELQTPKPNKKHNKPISEIEPENLVPEKWKEVQAEINITKKERRKIAQDLEFGSKVEKRKKGYEPIRDANAVKEYLEFKKEKLGQLNPLVLDNPTSFPEKEGEGEGEDEDERNGFQYSSERVKPKNPRWAVYGRGLEDLTEFFNGENYEPGENKSEGRPKMFTKEEKYTLNRKIPDVAAATCVKWLPLHTLAASGEFYFMNALLKHNVDINAVDKDGWTALHKAIIGKKQAITNYLLRESANPFVLDKDGATLMHYAVQTASSQAIKILLLYNVDINHQDVDGWTPLHLAVQARRTDVVRLLLIKGANKTLKNKDGLTPLDLCLYSGQDTKTYELIKLLKKLPKQP; encoded by the exons atgtCACTCTCCTCCTCAGCTATTCTTCTATTCCCCAACACTCCAATTCCAaaactcttcttctctttcctcCCCACTCCTCCACCCTCactttccctctccctctccctcaccCCCAGAACCGTAAACCTCTCAACCAAACGCCACTCCTTTCTCCCCCTCCAAAACGACGACGTCTTCGAACTCGAAGATGAACTCGTCATCGGCGACTGTGTCGTATTCGAAGAAGGCGTATTCGACGACCCATATCTCCAAAACGACATTGAAGAAGAACTTCAAActcccaaaccaaacaaaaaacacaataaacccatttcagaaatcGAGCCCGAGAATCTAGTCCCTGAAAAGTGGAAAGAGGTTCAAGCTGAGATTAACATAACGAAGAAAGAGAGGCGAAAGATTGCTCAGGACTTGGAGTTCGGTAGCAAAGTcgagaagaggaagaaagggTACGAACCCATTAGAGATGCGAATGCAGTGAAGGAGTACTTGGAGTTTAAGAAGGAAAAATTGGGGCAGCTCAACCCGCTTGTGCTCGATAACCCAACTAGTTTTCCTGAGAAAGAAGGTGAAGGTGAaggtgaagatgaagatgaaaggAATGGGTTTCAGTATTCAAGTGAGAGAGTGAAGCCCAAGAATCCAAGGTGGGCAGTGTATGGTAGGGGGTTGGAGGATTTGACGGAGTTCTTCAATGGTGAGAATTATGAGCCTGGTGAAAATAAATCCGAAG GCCGTCCTAAGATGTTTACAAAAGAGGAAAAGTATACGCTGAATAGGAAGATACCTGATGTGGCAGCTGCTACTTGT GTCAAATGGCTACCTTTGCACACTCTTGCTGCATCAGGAGAGTTTTACTTCATGAATGCTTTGTTGAAACATAATGTTGATATCAATGCTGTGGATAAG GATGGTTGGACTGCTCTTCACAAAGCAATAATTGGAAAAAAGCAGGCCATTACAAACTATCTTTTGAGAGAGTCAGCTAATCCATTTGTTCTAGATAAA GATGGGGCCACTTTGATGCACTATGCAGTGCAAACAGCTTCCAGCCAGGCAATTAAAATCCTTCTACTGTATAATGTTGATATAAATCATCAGGACGTT GATGGGTGGACACCATTACATCTTGCTGTTCAAGCTCGGAGAACAGATGTAGTGAGGCTCTTATTGATTAAAGGAGCTAACAAGACATTGAAAAACAAG GATGGTTTGACCCCACTTGACCTTTGCCTTTATTCTGGTCAAGACACAAAGACTTACGAGCTCATTAAGCTCTTGAAGAAACTTCCTAAGCAACCTTAA
- the LOC126690504 gene encoding ankyrin repeat domain-containing protein, chloroplastic isoform X2 has product MSLSSSAILLFPNTPIPKLFFSFLPTPPPSLSLSLSLTPRTVNLSTKRHSFLPLQNDDVFELEDELVIGDCVVFEEGVFDDPYLQNDIEEELQTPKPNKKHNKPISEIEPENLVPEKWKEVQAEINITKKERRKIAQDLEFGSKVEKRKKGYEPIRDANAVKEYLEFKKEKLGQLNPLVLDNPTSFPEKEGEGEGEDEDERNGFQYSSERVKPKNPRWAVYGRGLEDLTEFFNGENYEPGENKSEGRPKMFTKEEKYTLNRKIPDVAAATCVKWLPLHTLAASGEFYFMNALLKHNVDINAVDKDGWTALHKAIIGKKQAITNYLLRESANPFVLDKDGATLMHYAVQTASSQAIKILLLYNVDINHQDVVWMGGHHYILLFKLGEQM; this is encoded by the exons atgtCACTCTCCTCCTCAGCTATTCTTCTATTCCCCAACACTCCAATTCCAaaactcttcttctctttcctcCCCACTCCTCCACCCTCactttccctctccctctccctcaccCCCAGAACCGTAAACCTCTCAACCAAACGCCACTCCTTTCTCCCCCTCCAAAACGACGACGTCTTCGAACTCGAAGATGAACTCGTCATCGGCGACTGTGTCGTATTCGAAGAAGGCGTATTCGACGACCCATATCTCCAAAACGACATTGAAGAAGAACTTCAAActcccaaaccaaacaaaaaacacaataaacccatttcagaaatcGAGCCCGAGAATCTAGTCCCTGAAAAGTGGAAAGAGGTTCAAGCTGAGATTAACATAACGAAGAAAGAGAGGCGAAAGATTGCTCAGGACTTGGAGTTCGGTAGCAAAGTcgagaagaggaagaaagggTACGAACCCATTAGAGATGCGAATGCAGTGAAGGAGTACTTGGAGTTTAAGAAGGAAAAATTGGGGCAGCTCAACCCGCTTGTGCTCGATAACCCAACTAGTTTTCCTGAGAAAGAAGGTGAAGGTGAaggtgaagatgaagatgaaaggAATGGGTTTCAGTATTCAAGTGAGAGAGTGAAGCCCAAGAATCCAAGGTGGGCAGTGTATGGTAGGGGGTTGGAGGATTTGACGGAGTTCTTCAATGGTGAGAATTATGAGCCTGGTGAAAATAAATCCGAAG GCCGTCCTAAGATGTTTACAAAAGAGGAAAAGTATACGCTGAATAGGAAGATACCTGATGTGGCAGCTGCTACTTGT GTCAAATGGCTACCTTTGCACACTCTTGCTGCATCAGGAGAGTTTTACTTCATGAATGCTTTGTTGAAACATAATGTTGATATCAATGCTGTGGATAAG GATGGTTGGACTGCTCTTCACAAAGCAATAATTGGAAAAAAGCAGGCCATTACAAACTATCTTTTGAGAGAGTCAGCTAATCCATTTGTTCTAGATAAA GATGGGGCCACTTTGATGCACTATGCAGTGCAAACAGCTTCCAGCCAGGCAATTAAAATCCTTCTACTGTATAATGTTGATATAAATCATCAGGACGTTGTATG GATGGGTGGACACCATTACATCTTGCTGTTCAAGCTCGGAGAACAGATGTAG
- the LOC126690503 gene encoding LOW QUALITY PROTEIN: ammonium transporter 2 member 3-like (The sequence of the model RefSeq protein was modified relative to this genomic sequence to represent the inferred CDS: inserted 2 bases in 1 codon; deleted 1 base in 1 codon), whose translation MNHSSYNDYNLPEALFPDEASPPWNNKGDNAWQLTARTLVGLQTVPGLVILYGTVVKKKWAVNSAFMALYAFAAVLICWVLWAHHMSFGAKLFSIMGRPSVALTPKFLLGQSINGKFPMADFVCFQFAFAAITVVLLAGSLLGRMNFYAWMFFVPLWLTFCYTIGAFTIWGHGFLQPYIIDYAGGFAVHLSSGVAGFTAAYWVGPRHSHDRQNFPPNHIIHMLSGAGFLWLGWTGFNGGSPFAANEIAALAIVNTHLCAATSLLVWVSVDMIIYKKSSVIGAVQGMITGLICITPGAGLVSPWAAVFMGTLSGLLPWYTMMVLHRKSAFFQSVDDTLGVXHTHAVAGTLGAFLSGFFAKPALLRLMYESDNYGPGLFYSLESRKLIDGLRQIGYQLAGVVFITVWNAVMTSIICIFISRIVNLRMDEDALEIGDDAAHGEEAFALWGDGEKMNTSLRLHISPRLPSLCRGQV comes from the exons atgaaTCATAGCTCTTATAATGATTACAATCTCCCTGAGGCACTATTCCCTGATGAAGCATCTCCACCATGGAACAACAAAGGAGACAATGCATGGCAATTAACAGCAAGAACTTTGGTGGGCCTACAAACAGTTCCTGGGCTTGTAATCCTTTATGGGACTGTGGTGAAAAAGAAATGGGCTGTGAACTCTGCTTTCATGGCCCTTTATGCCTTCGCCGCAGTCCTAATCTGTTGGGTCCTATGGGCCCATCATATGTCCTTTGGTGCCAAGCTGTTCTCAATAATGGGCAGGCCCAGTGTAGCACTCACACCAAAGTTTCTACTGGGCCAATCAATAAATGGCAAATTTCCAATGGCAGATTTTGTGTGTTTTCAATTTGCATTTGCTGCA ATTACAGTGGTATTGCTTGCTGGGTCTCTACttgggaggatgaacttctaTGCATGGATGTTCTTTGTGCCACTGTGGCTCACTTTTTGCTACACAATTGGGGCCTTCACTATATGGGGCCATGGGTTTCTTCAGCCATATATTATTGATTATGCGGGTGGTTTTGCTGTTCACCTTTCTTCTGGGGTGGCTGGTTTCACTGCTGCTTATTGG gtTGGGCCTAGGCACTCGCACGACAGGCAAAACTTCCCACCAAATCACATAATTCACATGTTGAGCGGCGCAGGGTTTCTATGGCTAGGTTGGACTGGTTTCAATGGTGGATCTCCATTTGCAGCGAACGAAATTGCTGCTCTAGCCATTGTCAATACCCATCTCTGCGCAGCTACAAGTCTCTTGGTATGGGTTTCTGTGGACATGATCATATACAAGAAAAGCTCTGTTATTGGTGCTGTCCAAGGGATGATCACTGGCCTTATTTGCATTACACCTGGAGCAG GATTGGTGTCTCCATGGGCAGCAGTATTTATGGGAACACTGTCTGGTTTGCTACCATGGTACACCATGATGGTTTTACACAGGAAATCAGCATTCTTCCAAAGTGTTGATGACACATTGGGTGT TCACACCCATGCAGTGGCTGGTACTTTGGGGGCATTTCTCTCTGGTTTCTTTGCCAAGCCCGCACTTTTGAGGTTGATGTATGAATCAGACAACTATGGTCCAGGTTTATTTTACAGCCTTGAGAGTAGAAAACTCATCGATGGGCTCAGGCAAATTGGGTACCAGTTAGCTGGAGTTGTTTTTATCACTGTATGGAATGCTGTTATGACAAGcattatttgtattttcataAGTCGCATTGTTAATCTTAGAATGGATGAAGATGCACTTGAGATTGGTGACGATGCTGCACATGGAGAAGAAGCCTTTGCACTGTGGGGAGACGGGGAGAAAATGAATACTTCACTTCGTTTGCACATTTCTCCTAGACTTCCTTCTCTCTGTCGAGGGCAAGTCTAA
- the LOC126690502 gene encoding uncharacterized protein LOC126690502 isoform X2 has product MLGARVCVRTVAGFGSTTTFSDQTRSSSSSSCSSWAPKPNALCLSSPFRFGNKRRRNNNSSQIQIQSKSQSMLIVSRNSSRGRFGGRSGNAHDRNDHDFLEASILLSETALHYRMRRQGYREERKWPSPGQSTPFSVQLKKPRVNVDLIGESFLRRFQNPTIFLKISCDGDFLLPIIVGEFAVEKLIDPQWEDKNGDSPDQFNFIRDLVEKLGYQAPIFVSRQIVLEDAIKIGYGMGRTRDTKSTYDVSLDSAADGPDILSEELYLVKNMNFAIREERYKDAAMWRDKLVKLRESST; this is encoded by the exons atgctggGAGCTCGAGTCTGTGTCCGTACAGTCGCCGGGTTCGGCAGCACCACCACCTTCAGCGATCAGACTCGGAGCTCGAGCTCGAGTTCGTGTTCGAGTTGGGCCCCTAAGCCTAACGCGCTTTGCCTCTCGAGCCCATTTCGTTTCGGAAACAAACGGCGTCGTAATAATAATAGctcccaaatccaaatccaatcgAAATCGCAATCGATGCTCATCGTTTCTCGTAATTCTTCCCGAGGAAGATTCGGTGGCCGATCCGGCAATGCCCACGATCGCAACGACCATGACTTTCTAGAAGCTTCTATCCTCCTCTCAg AAACCGCGTTGCACTACCGTATGCGGAGGCAAGGATATCGAGAAGAGAGGAAGTGGCCGTCCCCTGGTCAATCGACCCCATTTTCAGTCCAATTAAAAAAACCCCGTGTCAATGTCGATTTAATTGGAGAGAGTTTTCTCCGCCGCTTTCAGAATCCTACAATCTTTCTCAAGATTTCTTGTGATGGAGACTTTTTGCTACCGATTATTGTAG GAGAATTTGCTGTTGAAAAACTTATAGATCCCCAGTGGGAAGATAAGAATGGG GACTCCCCAGATCAATTCAACTTCATTAGAGATCTAGTGGAAAAGCTTGGCTACCAG GCACCAATATTTGTAAGTAGACAAATTGTCTTGGAAGATGCTATTAAAATTGGTTATGGGATGGGCAGAACTCGTGATACTAAGTCTACTTATGATGTGTCCCTTGACAG TGCTGCAGATGGTCCAGATATACTGTCGGAGGAACTTTATTTAGTGAAGAATATGAATTTCGCTATTAGAGAAGAAAGGTACAAGGATGCAG CCATGTGGCGAGACAAACTAGTGAAGCTTCGTGAGTCAAGTACATGA
- the LOC126690505 gene encoding serine/arginine-rich splicing factor SR45a, with protein sequence MADSPRKRESRSPSPWRAQSRSRSRSKPRERSRSRSWSRPRSRSRSWSRPRPRSRSRSRGRSRSRSHGRSDVIVNPGDTLYVTGLSQRVSERDLEDHFAKEGKVKSCFLVVEPRTRVSRGFAFVTMETVEDAGRCVKYLNQSVLEGRYITVERSRRKRPRTPTPGHYLGLKSTRDYGYRGDRGGDRGGDRGRYRGRDDYGYRRSPRRSPYRERRDYSPRHSPHGGRSRRDRSRSLPYSPSPERKYARGSR encoded by the exons GGAGTCACGGTCCCCTTCCCCTTGGAGAGCTCAGTCCAGGTCCCGATCTAGATCAAAACCCAGAGAAAGATCCAGGTCCAGGTCTTGGTCTAGACCTAGGTCCAGATCTAGATCCTGGTCCAGGCCAAGGCCCAGATCCCGATCCAGAAGTCGTGGCAG ATCGAGGTCCAGAAGTCATGGCAG GTCCGATGTCATTGTAAACCCTGGAGATACACTTTACGTAACTGGCCTCTCTCAAAGGGTCTCAGAAAGGGACCTTGAAGATCACTTTGCTAAGGAGGGAAAG GTGAAATCTTGTTTTCTTGTCGTGGAGCCTCGTACGCGTGTTTCCCGAGGTTTTGCTTTTGTTACAATGGAAACTGTCGAGGATGCCGGCCGTTGTGTTAAATATCTCAACCAATCAGTTCTAGAAGGTCGATATATAACTGTGGAAAGG TCACGGAGGAAACGACCAAGAACTCCTACACCAGGACACTATCTTGGATTGAAAAGTACTAGAGACTATG GCTATCGTGGGGATCGTGGTGGTGATCGTGGTGGGGACCGCGGTAGGTATCGTGGACGTGATGACTATGGATATCGTAGATCTCCAAGGCGTTCACCATATCGAGAACGTCGTGATTATTCTCCAAGACATTCGCCCCATGGTGGAAGGTCAAGGAGGGACAGGTCCAGGTCACTGCCTTATTCTCCTAGCCCGGAAAGGAAATATGCTCGTGGTTCTAGGTGA